The following are from one region of the Actinopolyspora halophila DSM 43834 genome:
- a CDS encoding NADH-quinone oxidoreductase subunit D, with product MSIDAEQDSGARSGADPFSAEARETTEGRVYTVTGGDWEDFLGDAEQEERVVINLGPQHPSTHGVLRLVLELEGERVTKARSVIGYLHTGIEKNTEYRTWTQGVTFVTRMDYLAPLHNEAAYSMGVEKLLRISAPKRAETIRVLLMELNRISSHLVFLATGAMELGSTTGMTLGFRDREEVLHLLEFLTGLRMNHAFIRPGGVAQDLPENYREKVLEFCKVMENRLTDYDKLFSGQPIWKQRLSGVGYLPLDACLALGTSGPILRSAGLGWDLRKVQPYCGYEEYDFDVPTSNDADCFSRFLLRVEEIRQSLRIVRQCLDKMESGPVMVDDPKIAWPAQLTIGPDGMGNSLDHVRKIMGQSMESLIHHFKLVTEGFDVPPGQAYVPVEAPRGELGYHVVSDGGTRPMRVHVRDPSFVNLQAFPAMAEGGLIADVIAVVASIDPVMGGVDR from the coding sequence ATGAGTATCGACGCCGAACAGGACAGCGGAGCCCGCTCAGGGGCGGACCCGTTCTCGGCCGAGGCCAGGGAGACCACCGAGGGAAGGGTGTACACGGTCACCGGTGGTGACTGGGAGGACTTCCTGGGCGACGCGGAGCAGGAGGAGCGCGTCGTCATCAATCTGGGGCCGCAGCACCCCTCGACCCACGGTGTGCTGCGACTGGTGCTGGAGTTGGAGGGCGAGCGGGTCACCAAGGCCCGCTCGGTGATCGGCTACCTGCACACCGGTATCGAGAAGAACACCGAGTACCGGACCTGGACCCAGGGAGTCACCTTCGTCACGCGGATGGACTACCTGGCGCCGCTGCACAACGAGGCCGCCTACTCCATGGGAGTGGAGAAGCTGCTGCGGATCTCCGCGCCCAAGCGGGCGGAGACGATCCGGGTGCTGCTGATGGAGCTGAACCGCATCTCCTCGCACCTGGTCTTCCTGGCGACCGGTGCCATGGAGCTGGGCTCCACCACCGGCATGACCCTCGGGTTCAGGGACAGGGAAGAGGTGCTGCACCTGCTGGAGTTCCTCACCGGGCTGCGGATGAATCACGCGTTCATCCGGCCGGGCGGGGTGGCCCAGGACCTGCCGGAGAACTACCGGGAGAAGGTCCTGGAGTTCTGCAAGGTCATGGAAAACAGGCTGACCGACTACGACAAGCTGTTCTCCGGACAGCCGATCTGGAAGCAGCGGTTGAGCGGTGTGGGCTACCTGCCCCTGGACGCGTGCCTGGCACTCGGCACCAGCGGCCCGATCCTGCGCTCGGCCGGGCTCGGCTGGGACCTGCGCAAGGTGCAGCCGTACTGCGGCTACGAGGAGTACGACTTCGACGTCCCGACCAGCAACGACGCCGACTGCTTCTCGCGGTTCCTGCTGCGGGTGGAGGAGATCAGGCAGTCGCTGCGGATCGTGCGGCAGTGCCTGGACAAGATGGAGTCGGGGCCGGTGATGGTGGACGACCCCAAGATCGCCTGGCCCGCGCAGCTGACGATCGGGCCGGACGGCATGGGCAACTCGCTCGACCACGTGCGCAAGATCATGGGTCAGTCGATGGAGTCGCTGATCCACCACTTCAAGCTGGTCACCGAAGGCTTCGACGTCCCACCGGGGCAGGCCTACGTCCCGGTGGAGGCGCCGCGCGGCGAGCTCGGCTACCACGTGGTCTCCGACGGCGGTACCCGGCCGATGCGGGTGCACGTGCGCGACCCCAGCTTCGTGAATTTGCAGGCGTTCCCCGCGATGGCCGAAGGCGGCCTGATCGCGGACGTGATCGCCGTCGTTGCCTCGATCGATCCGGTGATGGGTGGGGTGGATCGTTAG
- a CDS encoding NADH-quinone oxidoreductase subunit C yields the protein MSGDGTAGGLPETAAEHSGPPEQDPGADEQRMVAGRAREGMFGVTGTGDTSGYGGLRVPAYVPPAAERPFGGWFDEVADGLFDGMSRRGIPSDAVLRITVDRGEITFYVDRRHLLEICRTFRDEPDLRFEFCSSLSGVDYGPDVPQRLHSVCHLTSMTYRRRIRVEVAVDVEDPRIPSVVDVYPTADFQEREAWDMYGIVYDDHPALTRILMPDDWEGHPQRKDYPLGGIPVEYKGAEVPPPDQRRSYT from the coding sequence ATGAGCGGTGACGGTACCGCGGGCGGTCTTCCCGAGACCGCGGCGGAACACAGCGGTCCGCCCGAACAGGACCCGGGCGCCGACGAGCAGCGGATGGTCGCCGGACGCGCCCGCGAGGGGATGTTCGGTGTAACGGGCACCGGGGACACCTCGGGCTACGGCGGTCTGCGGGTGCCCGCCTACGTGCCGCCCGCCGCGGAACGTCCCTTCGGCGGCTGGTTCGACGAGGTCGCGGACGGTCTGTTCGACGGGATGAGCAGGCGGGGGATCCCCTCCGACGCGGTGTTGCGCATCACCGTGGACAGAGGCGAGATCACTTTCTACGTCGACAGGAGGCATCTGCTCGAGATCTGCCGCACTTTCCGGGACGAGCCGGACCTGCGGTTCGAGTTCTGCAGCAGTCTGTCCGGTGTGGACTACGGGCCCGATGTCCCGCAACGGCTGCACTCGGTCTGCCACCTCACGTCCATGACCTACCGGCGGAGGATCCGGGTGGAGGTGGCCGTCGACGTCGAGGACCCGCGGATCCCCTCGGTGGTGGACGTGTACCCCACGGCCGACTTCCAGGAACGCGAGGCGTGGGACATGTACGGAATCGTCTACGACGACCACCCCGCGCTGACCCGCATCCTCATGCCGGACGACTGGGAGGGGCATCCGCAGCGGAAGGACTACCCGCTCGGCGGCATTCCGGTGGAGTACAAGGGCGCCGAGGTGCCCCCGCCCGATCAGCGCAGGTCCTACACGTGA